The following coding sequences lie in one Numida meleagris isolate 19003 breed g44 Domestic line chromosome Z, NumMel1.0, whole genome shotgun sequence genomic window:
- the APC gene encoding adenomatous polyposis coli protein isoform X8, with protein MAAASYDQLLKQVEALKMENSNLRQELEDNSNHLTKLETEASNMKHEVMGETGDFHYFKVVDPVGICTYQEEVLKQLQGSIEDEAMASSGQIDLLERLKELNLESTSFPGVKLRPKVSVRSYGSREGSVSSRSGECSPVPMGSFPRRGFMNGSRESTGYLEELEKERSLLLAELEKEEKEKDWYYAQLQNLTKRIDSLPLTENFSLQTDMNRRQLEYEARQIRAAMEEQLGTCQDMEKRAQRAPQGKHDAGSHDTERQSEGQGAPEISMSTSNTGQGSAARMDHETASVMSSSNSYSVPRRLTSHLGTKVEMVYSLLSMLGTHDKDDMSRTLLAMSSSQDSCIAMRQSGCLPLLIQLLHGNDKDSVLLGNSRGSKEARARASAALHNIIHSQPDDKRGRREIRVLHLLEQIRAYCETCWEWQEAHEQGMDQDKNTMPAPADHQICPAVCVLMKLSFDEEHRHAMNELGGLQAIAELLQVDCEMYGLTNDHYSVTLRRYAGMALTNLTFGDVANKATLCSMKGCMRALVAQLKSESEDLQQVIASVLRNLSWRADVNSKKTLREVGSVKALMECALEVKKESTLKSVLSALWNLSAHCTENKADICAVDGALAFLVGTLTYRSQTNTLAIIESGGGILRNVSSLIATNEDHRQILRENSCLQTLLQHLKSHSLTIVSNACGTLWNLSARNAKDQEALWDMGAVSMLKNLIHSKHKMIAMGSAAALRNLMANRPAKYKDANIMSPGSSLPSLHVRKQKALEAELDAQHLSETFDNIDNLSPKASHRNKQRHKQNIYSEYVLDSSRHDDGVCRTESFSTGNMTVLSPYLNSTVLPGSSSSSRGSLENCLSEKDRSLDRDRAVGLNAYHPATENSGNSSKRIGMQISTAAAQIAKVMEEVTSMHIPQEDRSSGSTSEMHCLTEDRNATRRPATAHTHSNTYFPKSENSSRPCPVPYTKMEYKRASNDSLNSVSSSDGYGKRGQMKPSIESYSEDDESKFCSYGQYPADLAHKIHSANHMDDNDGELDTPINYSLKYSDEQLNSGRQSPSQNERWARPKHIIDDEMKQNDQRQSRSQSATYPVYTESGDDKHMKYQSAFGQQDCVPSFRSRGSNGSDQNRVGSTLAINQKVNQSLCQVDDYDDDKPTNYSERYSEEEHHEEEDRPTNYSIKYNEEEHHVDQPIDYSLKYSTEVPPSTQKPSFTFSKTSSVQSTKTDHISSSSGNTSAPSAGSKRQNQLHPSSAQSRGGHAQKTASCKTPSINQETIQTYCVEDTPICFSRCSSLSSLSSAEDEIGRDQSTRGTDTNNTLQIAELKENSGALSAEAAASEITSTSQHIRTKSSRLPTSSLSPSDSSRHKAVEFSSGAKSPSKSGAQTPKSPPEHYVQETPLMFSRCTSVSSLDSFESRSIASSVQSEPCSGMVSGIISPSDLPDSPGQTMPPSRSKTPPPAQGVQVKRDVAKGKAPSAEKREPGPRQAAVNAAVQRVQVLPDADTLLHFATESTPDGFSCSSSLSALSLDEPFIQKDVELRIMPPVHENEHGNEAEPEQSDDTKDNQENKAEKPSEAEKDILDDSDDDDIEILEECIISAMPTKSSRKAKKPSQASAPKIPPPVARKPSQLPVYKLLPSQSRLQTQKHVSFTPGDDMPRVYCVEGTPINFSTATSLSDLTIESPPNELANVDSVGTGAESGEFEKRDTIPTEGRSTDDSQRAKNITVTGPGLDDDKTEEGDILAECINSAMPKGKSHKPFRVKKIMDQIQQASTSLNNKSQSEGEKKKPTSPVKPVPQNNEYRARVRKNTESKSQINNERSYSENRDAKKQNLKNNSRDFNDKLPNNEERVRGSFTFDSPHHYTPIEGTPYCFSRNDSLSSLDFDDDDVDLSREKAELRKGKEAKETETEDCPNTEQSSSQQASNRTQVCQKHPTGRSQSKTFCQPSKDTPDRGAATDEKMQNFAIENTPVCFSRNSSLSSLSDIDQENNNNKEEESVKRTEAPDSQIESNRPQTSGYAPKSFHVEDTPVCFSRNSSLSSLSIDSEDDLLQECISSAMPKKKKPSRIKSESEKSNSRNIGGILAEDLTLDLREIQRPDSEHGFSPDSENFDWKAIQEGANSIVSSLHQAAAAASLSRQASSDSDSILSLKSGISLGSPFHLTPDQEEKPFTSNKGPRILKPGEKSTLESKKVESESKGIKGGKKVYKSIITGKARSNSEVSSQLKQPQQTSVPSISRGRTMIHIPGVRNSSSSTSPVSKKGPPFKNTNSKSPSEGQSSASSPRGVKSSVKPEPSPVTRQLSGLNQGGSSKGPSRSGSRDSTPSRPQQQPLSRPLQSPGRNSISPGRNGISPPNKLSQLPRTSSPSTASTKSSSSGRMSYTSPGRQMSQQNLTKQTALPKNTSSIPRSESASKGLNQILGSGAPNKKTDLSRMSSAKSSGSESDRSERPVLVRQSTFIKEAPSPTLRRKLEESASFESLSPSRPDSPTRSQLQTPVLSPSLPDMSLSTHSTAQTSGWRKLPPNLSPSVEYDGRPAKRHDIARSHSESPSRLPINRSGTWKREHSKHSSSLPRVSTWRRTGSSSSILSASSESSEKAKSEDEKQHGSSLSGHKQSKESQALAKGTWRKIKENEIPQMMSDPQHSSLSATSSSDSKTLIYQMAPAVSKTEDVWVRIEDCPINNPRSGRSPTGNAPPVIDSVSEKGVVNGKDSKEIQEKQNPGNGSVPVRTIGLENRLNSFFQVDSPDKKGTETKPLQTNPVPAPENNESTVSERTPFSSSSSSKHSSPIGAVAARVTPFNYNPSRRKSSVDNSSARPSQIPTPVNNSTKKRDSKSENTDSSGTQSPKRHSGSYLVTSV; from the exons AGAGCACCTCAAGGCAAGCATGATGCAGGTTCCCATGATACAGAGAGGCAGAGCGAAGGTCAAGGAGCACCAGAAATCAGTATGTCAACTAGCAATACTGGTCAG GGTTCTGCTGCTCGAATGGACCATGAGACAGCCAGTGTTATGAGTTCTAGTAATAGCTACTCTGTACCTCGCAGACTGACAAGTCACCTGGGTACCAAG GTGGAAATGGTGTACTCATTGTTATCAATGCTTGGTACTCATGATAAAGATGACATGTCAAGAACATTGCTAGCAATGTCTAGCTCCCAAGACAGCTGCATAGCCATGCGTCAGTCTGGATGTCTTCCTCTCCTCATCCAGCTTTTACATGGCAACGATAAAGACTCTGTCTTGTTAGGGAACTCTCGTGGTAGTAAGGAGGCCCGTGCCAGAGCCAGCGCAGCACTGCATAACATCATTCACTCCCAGCCTGATGATAAGCGAGGCAGACGGGAAATCCGCGTGCTCCATCTTTTGGAGCAGATCCGTGCTTACTGTGAAACATGTTGGGAATGGCAGGAAGCACATGAACAAGGCATGGACCAAGACAAAAACACAA TGCCTGCGCCAGCTGATCATCAAATCTGTCCTGCAGTGTGTGTTTTAATGAAACTTTCATTTGATGAAGAACACAGGCATGCTATGAATGAGCTTG GAGGTTTGCAAGCCATTGCTGAACTGCTGCAAGTGGACTGTGAAATGTACGGACTTACAAATGACCATTATAGTGTTACATTGAGGAGGTATGCTGGAATGGCTCTGACAAACCTGACTTTTGGAGATGTAGCAAACAAG GCTACATTATGTTCAATGAAGGGCTGCATGAGAGCTCTTGTAGCCCAGCTGAAATCTGAAAGTGAAGACTTACAGCAG gTCATTGCAAGCGTGCTGAGGAACTTGTCCTGGCGTGCAGATGTAAACAGTAAAAAGACACTACGAGAAGTTGGGAGTGTGAAAGCACTGATGGAATGTGCTTTAGAAGTTAAGAAG gaaTCAACCCTAAAAAGTGTCTTGAGTGCCTTATGGAACTTGTCAGCACATTGTACTGAGAACAAAGCTGATATATGTGCTGTTGATGGTGCTCTTGCATTTCTAGTTGGTACACTGACATACCGGAGCCAAACAAACACTCTTGCCATCATAGAAAGTGGGGGAGGAATATTAAGAAATGTTTCTAGCTTAATTGCTACTAACGAGGACCACAG GCAAATCTTACGAGAGAACAGTTGCTTACAAACCTTGTTACAACACTTGAAGTCACACAGTTTGACAATAGTCAGTAACGCATGTGGGACCCTGTGGAATCTTTCTGCGCGAAATGCAAAGGATCAGGAGGCACTATGGGACATGGGAGCAGTCAGCATGCTCAAAAATCTCATTCactcaaaacacaaaatgataGCAATGGGCAGCGCTGCAGCTCTAAGAAATCTCATGGCAAACAGGCCAGCGAAATATAAGGATGCTAACATTATGTCTCCAGGATCAAGCTTACCATCTCTTcatgttagaaaacaaaaggcacTGGAAGCAGAATTAGATGCACAACATTTATCAGAGACTTTTGACAATATTGATAATTTAAGCCCAAAAGCATCTCACCGTAATAAGCAGAGACATAAGCAGAATATATACAGTGAGTATGTTTTGGACTCTAGTCGTCATGATGATGGGGTATGCAGAACAGAGAGTTTTAGTACTGGTAACATGACTGTACTTTCTCCATATTTAAATTCCACAGTATTGCCTGGCTCCTCATCTTCCAGTAGAGGAAGCCTAGAAAATTGTCTAtctgagaaagacagaagtctTGATAGAGATCGAGCAGTAGGTTTAAATGCCTATCATCCAGCTACAGAGAACAGTGGAAACTCCTCTAAGAGAATAGGAATGCAAATTTctacagctgcagctcagaTTGCCAAGGTTATGGAAGAAGTGACAAGCATGCATATTCCACAGGAAGACAGAAGTTCCGGTTCCACTTCTGAAATGCACTGTTtgacagaagacagaaatgcCACAAGGAGACCAGCCACTGCCCATACTCACTCAAATACATACTTTCCTAAATCTGAGAATTCAAGCAGGCCATGTCCTGTGCCTTACACAAAAATGGAATACAAGAGAGCATCAAATGACAGTTTAAATAGCGTCAGCAGCAGCGATGGCTATGGTAAAAGAGGCCAAATGAAACCTTCCATTGAATCTTACTCTGAGGATGATGAAAGTAAATTTTGTAGTTACGGGCAATATCCAGCTGACTTGGCACATAAGATACATAGTGCAAATCACATGGATGACAATGATGGAGAACTAGACACTCCTATTAACTATAGTCTTAAATATTCAGATGAACAGTTAAATTCTGGAAGGCAGAGTCCTTCTCAGAATGAAAGATGGGCAAGGCCTAAGCATATAATAGatgatgaaatgaaacaaaatgaccAAAGGCAGTCAAGGAGCCAAAGTGCAACCTACCCTGTGTACACTGAAAGTGGAGATGATAAACACATGAAATATCAATCAGCTTTTGGACAGCAAGATTGTGTTCCTTCATTTAGATCAAGAGGATCCAATGGTTCAGATCAGAACAGAGTAGGGTCAACTCTTGCAATTAATCAGAAAGTAAATCAGTCCTTGTGCCAGGTTGATGATTATGATGATGATAAGCCAACCAACTACAGTGAACGTTATTCTGAGGAGGAACATCATGAAGAGGAAGACAGACCAACCAATTATAGCATAAAGTACAATGAAGAGGAACATCATGTTGATCAGCCCATTGATTATAGTCTAAAGTATTCAACAGAAGTTCCTCCCTCTACTCAGAAACcatcttttactttttcaaagaCTTCTTCAGTGCAAAGCACTAAAACTGACCATATTTCCTCAAGCAGTGGGAACACATCAGCCCCTTCAGCTGGTTCGAAGAGGCAGAATCAGCTTCACCCaagctctgcacagagcagaggcgGTCATGCTCAAAAGACTGCCTCCTGTAAGACTCCTTCTATTAATCAAGAAACTATACAAACTTACTGTGTGGAAGATACACCAATATGTTTTTCAAGGTGTAGCTCTTTGTCATCTTTGTCATCAGCTGAAGATGAAATAGGACGTGATCAATCCACACGTGGGACGGATACTAACAATACACTACAAatagcagaactgaaagaaaacagtgggGCTTTgtctgcagaagctgcagcgAGTGAAATCACATCAACATCACAACATATCAGAACAAAATCTAGTAGACTTCCAACTTCCAGTTTATCGCCTTCTGATTCCTCCAGACATAAAGCTGTTGAATTTTCTTCAGGTGCCAAATCCCCCTCAAAGAGTGGTGCACAGACTCCTAAAAGCCCACCAGAACACTATGTACAGGAAACTCCTCTCATGTTCAGCAGATGTACCTCTGTAAGTTCCCTGGATAGTTTTGAAAGCCGTTCAATTGCTAGTTCAGTTCAAAGTGAGCCTTGCAGTGGAATGGTGAGTGGTATTATAAGTCCAAGTGATCTTCCAGACAGCCCAGGACAAACAATGCCTCCAAGCAGAAGTAAAACACCACCGCCTGCTCAAGGAGTTCAAGTGAAAAGAGATGTAGCTAAAGGTAAAGCACCTAGTGCAGAAAAGAGAGAGCCTGGTCCTAGACAAGCAGCTGTAAATGCAGCTGTTCAGAGAGTTCAGGTACTGCCAGATGCTGATACGCTATTACATTTTGCCACAGAAAGTACACCGGATGGGTTTTCTTGCTCTTCCAGCCTGAGTGCTCTGAGTCTTGATGAGCCATTTATACAGAAAGATGTAGAGTTAAGAATAATGCCTCCTGTACATGAAAATGAACatggaaatgaagcagaacCTGAACAGTCAGATGATACAAAGGATAACCAAGAGAATAAAGCAGAGAAAccttctgaagcagaaaaagataTTCTGGATGATTCTGATGATGATGATATTGAAATACTGGAAGAATGTATTATTTCTGCAATGCCTACGAAGTCTTCACGTAAAGCCAAGAAGCCTTCTCAAGCATCTGCTCCAAAAATACCTCCTCCTGTAGCAAGAAAGCCGAGCCAGCTGCCAGTTTACAAACTTCTGCCTTCCCAAAGCCGCTTGCAAACCCAAAAGCATGTGAGTTTTACACCAGGAGATGATATGCCACGAGTATATTGTGTTGAGGGTACACCAATAAATTTTTCAACAGCTACATCTCTGAGTGATCTCACAATAGAATCACCACCAAATGAGTTGGCCAATGTAGACAGTGTGGGTACAGGGGCAGAGTCAGGGGAATTTGAAAAGAGGGACACTATTCCTACAGAAGGTAGAAGTACAGATGACTCTCAGAGAGCAAAAAACATAACTGTGACTGGCCCAGGACTGGATgatgacaaaacagaagagggTGATATTCTGGCTGAGTGCATTAACTCAGCTAtgccaaaaggaaaaagtcaCAAACCTTTTAGagtgaagaaaataatggaTCAAATTCAACAAGCATCTACATCTCTAAATAACAAAAGTCAATCAGAAGGTGAGAAAAAGAAGCCAACATCACCAGTAAAGCCTGTTCCCCAAAATAATGAATACAGAGCACGtgtaagaaaaaacacagagtCTAAAAGCCaaattaataatgaaagaagCTACTCAGAGAACAGAGATGCGAAGAAAcagaatcttaaaaataattctagaGATTTTAATGACAAACTTCCAAATAATGAAGAGCGTGTAAGAGGAAGCTTTACATTTGATTCCCCTCATCATTACACACCTATTGAGGGGACTCCATATTGTTTTTCACGCAATGATTCCCTAAGTTCTTTGGattttgatgatgatgatgttgaCCTTTCAAGGGAGAAGGCAgaattaagaaaaggaaaagaagcaaaggaaacagaaactgaagactGCCCTAACACAGAACAGTCTTCAAGTCAGCAAGCGAGTAACAGGACGCAAGTTTGCCAAAAACACCCAACAGGCAGAAGCCAATCTAAAACTTTCTGTCAGCCAAGTAAAGATACTCCAGACAGAGGGGCAGCTACAGATGAGAAGATGCAGAATTTTGCTATCGAAAACACACCGGTTTGTTTTTCTCGCAATTCATCTCTTAGTTCCCTTAGTGATATTGAtcaagaaaacaataacaacaaagaagaagaaTCTGTAAAGCGAACTGAGGCTCCTGATTCACAGATAGAATCAAACAGACCACAGACTTCTGGTTATGCACCTAAATCATTTCATGTTGAAGATACACCAGTATGTTTCTCTAGAAATAGCTCTCTGAGTTCTCTAAGTATTGACTCAGAAGATGATCTTTTGCAGGAATGCATTAGTTCTGCCAtgcctaaaaagaaaaaaccatcAAGAATAAAGAGTGAAAGTGAAAAAAGTAATTCCAGAAATATAGGTGGTATATTGGCAGAAGATTTGACACTGGATTTGAGAGAGATACAGAGGCCAGATTCAGAACATGGTTTCTCACCTGATTCAGAGAACTTTGATTGGAAAGCTATACAAGAAGGTGCAAATTCTATAGTTAGTAGCCTGCatcaagcagcagctgctgcatcGCTGTCTAGACAAGCTTCATCAGACTCTGATTCTATCCTTTCATTAAAATCTGGTATTTCTCTAGGATCACCATTTCATCTTACCCCAGACCAAGAAGAGAAACCTTTTACTAGTAATAAAGGTCCTCGAATTCTTAAGCCAGGAGAGAAAAGTACACTGGAATCTAAAAAAGTGGAATCTGAAAGTAAGGGAAtcaaaggagggaaaaaagtatATAAAAGTATAATTACAGGAAAAGCTCGCTCCAATTCTGAAGTTTCAAGCCAGTTAAAGCAACCACAACAAACAAGTGTGCCTTCAATTTCACGTGGTAGGACAATGATTCATATTCCAGGAGTTCGAAATAGTTCTTCAAGTACTAGTCCTGTTTCTAAAAAAGGCCCCCCATTCAAAAACACAAATTCCAAGAGTCCCAGTGAAGGCCAAAGTTCAGCTAGTTCTCCAAGAGGAGTCAAGTCATCAGTAAAACCTGAGCCATCTCCTGTAACTAGGCAACTGTCAGGGTTGAACCAGGGTGGATCAAGTAAAGGACCTTCTAGGTCAGGATCTAGAGACTCCACTCCTTCTAGACCTCAACAGCAGCCATTGAGCAGGCCTCTGCAATCTCCAGGCCGAAACTCAATTTCCCCAGGAAGAAATGGAATAAGTCCTCCCAACAAACTGTCTCAGTTGCCAAGAACATCATCTCCTAGTACAGCTTCAACTAAATCTTCAAGTTCAGGTAGGATGTCATATACATCACCAGGCAGGCAGATGAGCCAGCAAAACCTTACAAAGCAAACTGCCTTACCTAAGAATACCAGTAGCATTCCAAGAAGTGAGTCTGCTTCCAAAGGATTAAACCAAATTCTTGGTAGTGGTGCACCAAACAAAAAGACTGACCTATCCAGAATGTCATCAGCAAAATCTAGTGGAAGTGAATCTGACAGATCTGAGAGGCCTGTTCTTGTTCGCCAGTCAACTTTTATTAAAGAAGCTCCAAGTCCAACTCTAAGACGTAAATTGGAAGAGTCTGCTTCATTTGAATCTCTGTCTCCTTCCAGACCAGATTCTCCCACAAGGTCCCAACTACAGACCCCAGTTTTAAGTCCCTCACTTCCTGATATGTCTTTATCCACTCATTCAACTGCCCAAACTAGTGGTTGGCGAAAATTACCCCCTAATCTGAGCCCTTCTGTAGAATATGATGGGAGACCAGCAAAACGTCATGATATAGCGCGTTCTCATTCTGAGAGTCCATCTAGACTGCCAATCAACAGATCAGGAACATGGAAACGTGAACATAGTAAGCATTCCTCATCACTTCCTCGTGTGAGCACTTGGAGAAGAACAGGAAGTTCTTCCTCAATTCTGTCAGCTTCTTCAGAATCCAGTGAAAAGGCAAAAAGtgaagatgaaaagcagcatGGAAGTTCTCTTTCTGGACACAAGCAAAGTAAAGAAAGCCAAGCACTAGCAAAAGGtacttggagaaaaataaaagaaaatgaaatcccCCAAATGATGAGTGATCCTCAGCATTCTTCCTTGAGTGCCACAAGTAGCTCTGATTCCAAAACTCTAATCTATCAGATGGCACCAGCTGTCTCTAAGACTGAGGATGTTTGGGTGAGGATTGAAGATTGCCCAATTAACAATCCTCGATCTGGAAGGTCCCCAACTGGAAATGCTCCTCCTGTTATTGACAGTGTTTCAGAGAAGGGCGTTGTGAATGGCAAAGACTCTAAAGAgattcaagaaaaacaaaatccagggAATGGAAGTGTTCCTGTTCGTACCATTGGCTTAGAAAATCGTCTGAACTCTTTCTTTCAGGTAGACAGTCCAGACAAGAAAGGCACTGAAACAAAACCTCTGCAGACCAATCCTGTTCCTGCACCAGAAAATAACGAAAGTACTGTGAGCGAGCGTACACCATTCAGTTCCAGTAGTTCAAGTAAACATAGCTCTCCGATTGGTGCTGTTGCAGCAAGAGTGACTCCTTTCAACTACAATCCAAGCCGTAGAAAGAGTAGTGTGGACAATAGTTCTGCTCGACCATCACAGATACCAACGCCAGTAAATAACAGCACAAAGAAACGTGACTCGAAGTCTGAAAATACAGACTCCAGTGGAACTCAGAGTCCTAAACGTCATTCTGGCTCTTACCTGGTGACTTCTGTTTAA